Genomic window (Streptomyces sp. LX-29):
CCAAGGCCGGGTCGACGACGAGCAATTGTCCCACGGCCCGGTGGCCGCCGAGCACCGCGCCGCCGTCCCAGCCGGGCACCCCGGGACCGTACCGCAGTTCCTGGTCGAGCAGGGGACGCCCCCCGTGGTGGACGGTCAGCCGGCTGGCCAGCCGCCCCGGTTCCTCGCCGGACCGGCCCAGCACCTGCTCCTCGCGGAGCACGAGACGGGCGGTGGGGGCGAGTTCGACCCGGGTGGTCAGCCGCAGGTCGCTGCCTCGCGCGGAGATCAGCGGTTCGGGGAGCCAACGTAGCGCAGCGCCGTCGCCCACGGACAGCCGGGTGTCGTAGCCGGCGGGGTCGGGGCACCGGCCGGGCAGCGCGATCGTGGCCGCGGTGGTGGTGAAGCGCAGCGCGGCGCCGGGCTCGACGGTCGCGGCGAGCTCCAGCCGGTCACCGCCCAGCGGCGCGCTCATGGCCCCGACCAGGCTCACCCGGGCCTCGCGTCCCCGGGCACCGGTCCGCCGGAGCGCGAACGGCGCCTGGCCGGCCAGCGTCGGCAGCCGGGTGCCGCCGCGTCCGTCGGGCGCGGCGACCACCCGGGCGGCGGCCCGCACGCCCGGCCCGGCCGTGCTCCCGAGCGGGGTGGAGGCCCCGGGCGCGAGGGTCGTCACGCGGCGGCCGCCCAGTCGGCCAGCCGCTCGCGGACCCAGTCCGCGATCGGCTTGACGCCGTCCTCGGCGACCAGCGAGGTGAAGGCCACCGGAAGGGGGCCGCGCTGGTCCCGCGCGTCGCGGGCCATCCGCTCCAGGTCGGAGCCGACGTACGGAGCCAGATCGGTCTTGTTGACCACGAGCAGGTCGGCGGTGGTGACGCCGGGTCCGCCCTTGCGGGGGATGTCGTCGCCGCCCGCGACGTCGATGACGAAGATCTGGGCGTCCACGAGCCCCTTGGAGAAGGTGGCGGTGAGGTTGTCGCCGCCGGACTCGACCAGCACGAGGTCGAGCGGGCCGACGGCGTCCTCCAGCTCCTCCACCGCCTCGAGGTTGGCCGAGATGTCGTCGCGGATGGCCGTGTGCGGGCAGGCTCCGGTCTCCACCGCCGTGATGCGCTCCGGCGGCAGCACCGCGTTGCGCAGCAGGAACTCCGCGTCCTCGCGGGTGTAGATGTCGTTGGTGACCACCGCGATCCGGAGTTCGTCGCGCAGCGCGCGGCAGAGCGCGGCGACGGTGGCGGTCTTGCCGGAGCCCACGGGGCCGCCCAGGCCCACCCGCAGCGCGCGCCGGCTGCCGTCCTGCCGCCGCGGGTCGGCGGCGCTGTAGGTGTGCCGGTGGGGATAGGTCTCGGCGTGGTCGAGATGCATGACGGCTCCAGGGTGGGGGTGTCACGGCCGGCGGCGCGCCGGCCGCGGGTCATGAGGCGAAGAGGCGTACGGGCCAGGTGGCGTGCCACTCGGCGGCGATGTCCAGCAGCGGGGCGGAGGCGGCGGGCAGCGCGCCGGTGCCCTCGTGCCGGGCCCGCTCGGCGGCTTCCGCCGCCCGCGCGGCGACGTCGTCCAGGTCGCCGGCGAGCCGGGCGAGGACCGCGGTGGCGTCGAACGGGTCCAGGCTCAGCAGCCGTACGACGGCGGTGGCCGGCCCGCTGACCGACTCGTACCCCGCCGCGTGGGCGGCGTCGGTCGGGTCCAGGCCCGCCGCCCGCGCGGCGAGCCCGAGCACCACGGGCTGGTGGGCTCCGCGCGGGCGGGCGGCGAGCAGGGCGTCCAGCTCCGGGGACGGCCAGGCCGCCCGTACCGCACGCGCCATCTGTCGGCCCAGCCGTCGCGCGGTCGCCCGCAGCGCGGGGCTGGGGGTGCGCGCGTCGGCGGCGTCGTCCAGCAGCAGCGGGTCGAGCCCGGCGGCGGCCGCGGCGGCCAGCCCGGCCGCGGTCAGCCCGGCGGTGTGCAGCCGGCCCCGGCAGAACACCTCCAGGCTCGCCGGGTCGTGGACGCGGCCCGCTCGGACCGCCGCCTCGGCGCCGCCGGAGTGCGCGTGGCCGCCGGCCGGGAAGCGGCCGTCCGCCAGCACCAGCAGCGCGGCGCGGCGCTGCGCCGCCGTGGGACGGCCGGCGGCCTCGGGTGGGGTGCTCATCGATGGCCGGCCGGTCAGAACAGGAAGTAGCGCTGGGCCAGGGGCAGTTCCGTGGCGGGTGCGGATTCGACCGGGTCGCCGTCGATGGTGACCGTGAAGGAGTCGGGGTCCACCGCGACGTGCGGCAGGGCATCGTTCTCCCGCATGTCCGCCTTGGTGACGCCGCGCGTGGAGCGGATGGCCACGAAGCGTTTGCCGAGGCCCAGTCGCTCCACCAGCCCGTCGTCAAGCGCGCCCTGGGTCACGAAGTTGACGGAGTTGCTCGCCGGGGCGCGGCCGACGGCGCCGAACATCGGGCGGGACAGCACCGGTTGCGGGGTGGGGATGGACGCGTTGGCGTCGCCCATCTGCGCGTAGGCGATCTGCCCGCCCTTGATGACCAGCCGCGGCTTGACACCGAAGAAGGCCGGGTCCCACAGCACCAGGTCGGCGAGCTTGCCGGGTTCGACGGAGCCGATCTCGTCGTCGAGCCCCTGGGCCACGGCCGGGTTGATGGTGTACTTGGCGACATAGCGCCGCGCCCGGCGGTTGTCGGCGGCGCCGTCACCGGGCAGCGCGCCGCGCCGCCGCTTCATGGCGTGCGCGGTCTGCCAGGTGCGCAGCACGACCTCGCCGATCCGCCCCATCGCCTGGGAGTCGGAGGAGATGATCGAGATCGCGCCCAGGTCGTGCAGCACGTCCTCGGCGGCGATGGTGCTCGGGCGGATCCTCGACTCGGCGAAAGCGAGGTCCTCGGGGACGGCGGGGTTGAGGTGGTGACAGACCATCAGCATGTCGAGGTGCTCCTCGACGGTGTTGACGGTGTGCGGCCGGGTGGGGTTGGTGGAGCTGGGCAGCACATGGGGCAGCGAGACCACGGTGATGATGTCCGGCGCGTGCCCGCCGCCGGCTCCCTCGGTGTGGTACGCGTGGAGGGTGCGCCCGGCGACGGCGGCGAGGGTGTCGCCGACGAAGCCCGCCTCGTTGAGCGTGTCGGTGTGGATGGCCAGCTGTGCCCCGCTCTCCTCGCACACCGTCAGACAGGCGTCGATGACGGCCGGGGTGGCGCCCCAGTCCTCGTGGATCTTGAAGCCGAGGGCACCGCCGCGCAGCTGGGCGTGCATCGACTCCCGCGACACGGTGTTGCCCTTGCCGAGCAGTCCGACGTTGACCGGGTACGCCTCCATCGCCTCGAACATCCGGGCGAGGTGCCAGGCGCCGGGGGTGATGGTGGTGGCCTTGCTGCCCTCGGCGGGTCCGGTGCCGCCGCCGACGAGGGTGGTGATGCCCGCCGCCAGCGCCTCCTCGGCCAGCTGGGGGCAGATGAAGTGCACATGGGCGTCGATGGCGCCGGCGGTGAGGATGCTGCCGTTGCCCGCGATGACCTCGGTCTCGGGTCCGATGACGAGGTCGGGGTGGACGCCGTCCATGGTGTCGGGGTTGCCGGCCTTCCCGAGGGCGGTGATCCGGCCGTCGCGCAGCCCGACGTCGGCCTTGACGATCCCCCAGTGGTCCAGCACCACGACGCCGGTGATCACGGTGTCCGGGGCACCGTCGGCGCGGCCGGCCCGGGACTGGCCCATCGACTCGCGGATCACCTTGCCGCCCCCGAAGACCGCCTCGTCCCCGGCCCGGCCGGGTCCGCCGCAGCGGTCCTCCTCGATCTCGACGAACAGGTCGGTGTCGGCCAGTCGGACGCGGTCGCCGACCGTCGGGCCGAAGAGGTCCGCGTAGGCGGCACGGCTGAGCTCAGTCATGGTCCACCGCCGCCGTGTCCGTGTTCGTGTCCGCCGCCGGCTCCGACTCCGCCGCGGCGTCCATGTCCGCCGCCGTGTCCGTGTCCGTGTTCGTGTCCGCCGCCGGCTCCGGACCCGCCGCCCTGTCCGCGCGTACGCCGGCCGCCGAAGCGCCCTCCGCGGGCGCGCCGGGGCCGTCGAGGGGGCCCGCGGTCTCGCCGCGCAGGCCGGGCACCACGCGGAGGCCCGCCAGCGGCACGAGTTCGACCTCGACCGGGATGCCCGGCTCGAAGCGCACCGCGGTCCCGGCCGCGATGTGCAACCGTCTGCCGTGGGCCGCGGCGCGGTCGAAGGCGAGCCCGGGGTTGGCCTCGGCGAAGTGGTAGTGGGAGCCGACCTGCACCGGTCGGTCGGCCGCGTTGAGCACGGTGAGGCGGGTGACGGGCCGACCCTCGTTCAGCCGCACCGGCTCCTCGGCGTAGTGGATCTCTCCGGGGATCATCGGGGTGTCCCTCCGTCAGGCGATCGGCTCGTGGACCGTCACGAGCTTGGTGCCATCCGGGAAGGTGGCCTCGACCTGCACGTCGTGGATCATCTCGGGTATGCCCTCCATGACCTCGTCGCGGGTGAGCACCTTGCGTCCGGAGTCCATCAACTCGGCCACCGTACGCCCGTCGCGGGCACCCTCCAGGATGTGCGAGGTGATGAGCGCGACCGCCTCCGGGTGGTTGAGCCGTACGCCACGGGCGCGCCGTTTCTCGGCCACGTCGGCCGCCACGTGGACGAGCAACCGCTCCTGTTCGTGCCTGGTCAACTGCACGCGCCCCACCTCACCTGTCCGCCGCGTACGCCCTTTCAGGCAGGCTAGTTGGGCGGCGTTTCGGGGGCGTTAACGCGATCTCCGCTGATGGTCAAGCAGTCGTATACAAGGACACATGTTCTCCCCAAGGGTCTCCCCGGTCCCGGATTCCGCTCGCCCTTCATGACCGTCACCGAGGGAGATCTCGCAGGTAGATGACGGTTCCGCCATCCGCCGTCTCCGGTTGCCGGGGCCACCCGTCCGGTATTCGCTCTTGACGAGTGGCGAACAACCGTAAATCCTCATGTCCGCATCAATATCGCTCCGCACCAACCCCCCCCCACGATCACTACGGAGCCCATCTGTGTTTCGCATACCTTCCTGGCGCCACGCCACGCTCGCCGCGGGCACCTGCACCGCGCTGACCGCCCTGGTGATGGGCGGCGCATGGGGCGCCCAGGCGACCACCTCCGACACGGCCGCCCCGCGCGCCCGGGCCGCCGCCCCGGACATCGACGTCGCCGCGGTCCAGGCGCACCTGAGCGAGCTTCAGACCGTCGCCGACAACAACGGCGGCAACCGCGCCCACGGCCGCCCCGGCTACAAGGCCTCCGTGGACCTGCTGAAGTCCCGACTGGACGCGGCCGGATTCACCACGACCGTGCAGGAGTTCGACCACTCCGGGGCCAAGGGCTACAACCTGATCGCCGACTGGCCCGGCGGCGGCGTCGACCAGGTCGTGATGGCCGGCGCCCATCTCGACTCGGTGCGCGGCGGGGCCGGCATCAACGACAACGGCTCCGGCTCCGCCGCCCTCTGGGAGGTGGCGCTGGCCGTCGCCAAGGCCGACCTCAAGCCCACCAAGCACCTGCGCTTCGCCTGGTGGGGTGCCGAGGAGGACGGGATGATCGGCTCGACGCACTACGTCGAGAACCTGAACCGCACGGACCTCGGCAAGCTCGACGCCTACCTCAACTTCGACATGGTGGGCTCGCCCAACCCCGGCTACTTCGTCTACGACGACGATCCGGAGCTGGAGCGGACCTTCACCGACTGGTACCAGACCAAGAACATCGTCACGGAGCCGGAGACCGAGGGCGACGGCCGCTCCGACCACGCCCCGTTCAAGGACGCGGGGGTGCGCGTCGGCGGCGTCTTCAGCGGCGCCGAGGCGGAGAAGAGCGCCGCGCAGGCGAAGAAGTGGGGCGGCAAGGCGGGCGAGTCCTTCGACCCCTGCTACCACTCGTCCTGCGACGGCAAGGCGAACATCGACGCCACCGCGCTGGACACCAACAGCGACGCCATCGCGCACGCCATCTGGAAGCTCAGCTCCTGAGCCCGCGGGGGCCGGGCCGCGACGGCCCGGCCCCGCCGGCCACCCCTTTCACACGTCCCGGCCCGAACGCCCCTCGGCGTTCGGGCCGCGGTGTTCCGCGGCGATGCCGAAGCGCCGCCGTTCGCGGGGAGCGGACGACGTCGGACGCACGGCCGAGACGGTGCTGATCACCTGCTCCTCCGGCTCAGCCGCCTCTCCCTCGAGTCGTTGCAGGTCAGCGGCGGACACCAGAGCCACGAGGGGGCGCCCGTGGCGCGTCACCACCACCCGCTCACCGCCGTAGACGACGCGATTGATCAGTTCCGCGAGCTCTGCCCGGGCTTGCGTCACCGAAATCTCGTAGGCCATGCTCGCCATCATACCGGCCCGTACGTCCTGTACATTTTTTACAGACGGCCTCCCGGCCACGGAGGCCCGTATGAGAGGTGCCGCAGCCATGGACCATCCCACCCCGACCGCGCGCCACGTCCTGCCCGAGCTCACCGAACGCACCGGCACGGGCGTCCGCACCCTGGACCCCTACTCCAAGCTCCTCTCGGAGCGCATCGTCTTCATCGGCACCCCCATCGACGACACCTGCGCCAACGACGTGATCGCGCAACTGATGCACCTGGAGTACGCCGCCCCCGACCGGGACATCTCGCTCTACATCAACTCCCCCGGCGGCTCGTTCAGCGCGATGACGGCGATCTACGACGCCATGCACTTCGTCTCCTGCGACATCGAGACGGTCTGCCTGGGCCAGGCCGCCTCGGCCGCCTCGGTGCTGCTGGCCGCCGGCACGCCGGGCAAGCGGCTGACACTGCCCCACGCCCGGATCCTCATCCACCAGCCGGCGCTCGCCGAGCCGGCGCGGGGCACGACCTCGGACCTGGTCCTCCAGGCGGCGGAGCTGCTGCGCACCCGGGAGACGCTGGAGGAGATGCTGGCGCGGCACACCGGGCAGGACCCGGCCCGGGTCCAAGCGGACCTCGATCGCGACACGATCTTCGACGCGCCCGCGGCGGTGACGTACGGCCTGGTGGACCAGATCACCGCCAGCCGCAAGCCCCCCACCCCGCCGACCCGGGGGCGGTGAGCCCGTGATCCCCGAGCTGCCCCCGCTGCCCGCGCTGACCCGCGCGGAGGCGGACCTGATCGACCACTATCTGGGCGCGGTGGACCTCCTGGGCCGGATCAATCCGGCGCGCGGCGACCGCACCTACGCGGCGTTGCGCGCGGCGCAGGCCCTGGCCACCAGGTCCGCGGCGCTGAGGGACGCACTGACCCTGATGCATCAGCGCGGCGAAGACCGACTGCACGCGCACACCCTGGCGCGCGCCCTGCGGGTGCTGGACGGCGAACGGCGCACGGGTCGGGTGACCGTCCCGCCGGAGTGATCACTCTGCGACCGCCCCGCGCTCCGCCGCGCCGGGCGGCGACCTCCGGCCCCGTTGAGCCGTTCGGGGGACACCCGACTACGCCGCCACGGGGCGGGAGAGTTGCGCATGGTGCGTACTCGCGAGCCGGAAGATGACACTCCGCCGCTGGTACGGGCATCCGCACGGCAACCCGGATCCCAGCCAAGAGCCCTGTGTCCACCCGAATGGCCCATACGTGATGAGGCTCACATAACACCGTTTCATCTCGGTATCGGCGGCGGTCGTGCGTGACGATCCCTGGGACGACAAGCCCCCGCCGCCGCGGCGGGGCGGTCCGGGCGGACGCCGAGTCCCGCCGCCGCACCGGGCGTCTGGTCGACACCGTGGATCGGCGGGAGTGGAGGACCCAGGCACATCGGGGCGGCCCGCCGCAGGGCCCGCCCCTTGGGGTGAAGCCGCCGTGGCGGCCGGGCATCTTCGCCTGCCCGAACCCGACAGGACTCCCCTCACAGGCGGCTGACGAAGGGCTGCGCCATGAACGCGCGCAAACGTGTCCCCGCTCTCCTCTCCCGTGCCCGCACCGCCTCGGCCCTCGCCATCGCCACCGTCGGCGGCAGCGTGCTCGTACCCGGGTTCACCGGTGAGGCCGAGGCGCGCAGCGCCTCCGCACGAGCGCTGCAGATCGCCGCCTCGAAGAAGGGTTCGCCGTACCAGTACGGGGCCGCCGGGCCGTACCGGTTCGACTGTTCCGGACTGACCCACTACTCCTTCGGGAAGGTCGGCAAGCGGCTGCCGCGCACCGCGGCCGGGCAGTACAACCACACCCGCCATGTGCGCGCCGCCTCCCGGCAACCCGGCGACCTGGTCTTCTTCCACTCCGGCGGGCGCGTCTACCACGTGGGCATCTACGCGGGCACGGGCCGCGTCTGGCACTCCCCCAAGTCCGGCGAGGTGGTCCGCAAGGAGAGGATCTGGACTCGCAGCGTCCTCTACGGGCGGGTGCGCTGACCCTCACCCTCACCCGTCGACGGACCCTGAGGGCAACGAGTTCTGCGTCGAGCGCGGCGTGTCCGAGCTCGGGCCGGACGAGTCCTGACCTCAGGAGCGGGGGCCCGGCGCCGCGGCCCGGGGAGCGGGCCCCGGCCGCCGTGTCCGGGCGGCGGGGCGGGAGTTCGGCGATG
Coding sequences:
- a CDS encoding urease accessory protein UreD codes for the protein MTTLAPGASTPLGSTAGPGVRAAARVVAAPDGRGGTRLPTLAGQAPFALRRTGARGREARVSLVGAMSAPLGGDRLELAATVEPGAALRFTTTAATIALPGRCPDPAGYDTRLSVGDGAALRWLPEPLISARGSDLRLTTRVELAPTARLVLREEQVLGRSGEEPGRLASRLTVHHGGRPLLDQELRYGPGVPGWDGGAVLGGHRAVGQLLVVDPALADRPPAVVPLGETAVVTPLAGPALLVTAVAPDALALRGLLNQAFELTAW
- the ureG gene encoding urease accessory protein UreG, which translates into the protein MHLDHAETYPHRHTYSAADPRRQDGSRRALRVGLGGPVGSGKTATVAALCRALRDELRIAVVTNDIYTREDAEFLLRNAVLPPERITAVETGACPHTAIRDDISANLEAVEELEDAVGPLDLVLVESGGDNLTATFSKGLVDAQIFVIDVAGGDDIPRKGGPGVTTADLLVVNKTDLAPYVGSDLERMARDARDQRGPLPVAFTSLVAEDGVKPIADWVRERLADWAAAA
- a CDS encoding urease accessory UreF family protein, which gives rise to MSTPPEAAGRPTAAQRRAALLVLADGRFPAGGHAHSGGAEAAVRAGRVHDPASLEVFCRGRLHTAGLTAAGLAAAAAAGLDPLLLDDAADARTPSPALRATARRLGRQMARAVRAAWPSPELDALLAARPRGAHQPVVLGLAARAAGLDPTDAAHAAGYESVSGPATAVVRLLSLDPFDATAVLARLAGDLDDVAARAAEAAERARHEGTGALPAASAPLLDIAAEWHATWPVRLFAS
- a CDS encoding urease subunit alpha; this encodes MTELSRAAYADLFGPTVGDRVRLADTDLFVEIEEDRCGGPGRAGDEAVFGGGKVIRESMGQSRAGRADGAPDTVITGVVVLDHWGIVKADVGLRDGRITALGKAGNPDTMDGVHPDLVIGPETEVIAGNGSILTAGAIDAHVHFICPQLAEEALAAGITTLVGGGTGPAEGSKATTITPGAWHLARMFEAMEAYPVNVGLLGKGNTVSRESMHAQLRGGALGFKIHEDWGATPAVIDACLTVCEESGAQLAIHTDTLNEAGFVGDTLAAVAGRTLHAYHTEGAGGGHAPDIITVVSLPHVLPSSTNPTRPHTVNTVEEHLDMLMVCHHLNPAVPEDLAFAESRIRPSTIAAEDVLHDLGAISIISSDSQAMGRIGEVVLRTWQTAHAMKRRRGALPGDGAADNRRARRYVAKYTINPAVAQGLDDEIGSVEPGKLADLVLWDPAFFGVKPRLVIKGGQIAYAQMGDANASIPTPQPVLSRPMFGAVGRAPASNSVNFVTQGALDDGLVERLGLGKRFVAIRSTRGVTKADMRENDALPHVAVDPDSFTVTIDGDPVESAPATELPLAQRYFLF
- a CDS encoding urease subunit gamma; protein product: MQLTRHEQERLLVHVAADVAEKRRARGVRLNHPEAVALITSHILEGARDGRTVAELMDSGRKVLTRDEVMEGIPEMIHDVQVEATFPDGTKLVTVHEPIA
- a CDS encoding M28 family metallopeptidase translates to MFRIPSWRHATLAAGTCTALTALVMGGAWGAQATTSDTAAPRARAAAPDIDVAAVQAHLSELQTVADNNGGNRAHGRPGYKASVDLLKSRLDAAGFTTTVQEFDHSGAKGYNLIADWPGGGVDQVVMAGAHLDSVRGGAGINDNGSGSAALWEVALAVAKADLKPTKHLRFAWWGAEEDGMIGSTHYVENLNRTDLGKLDAYLNFDMVGSPNPGYFVYDDDPELERTFTDWYQTKNIVTEPETEGDGRSDHAPFKDAGVRVGGVFSGAEAEKSAAQAKKWGGKAGESFDPCYHSSCDGKANIDATALDTNSDAIAHAIWKLSS
- a CDS encoding type II toxin-antitoxin system Phd/YefM family antitoxin, with amino-acid sequence MAYEISVTQARAELAELINRVVYGGERVVVTRHGRPLVALVSAADLQRLEGEAAEPEEQVISTVSAVRPTSSAPRERRRFGIAAEHRGPNAEGRSGRDV
- a CDS encoding ATP-dependent Clp protease proteolytic subunit, whose translation is MRGAAAMDHPTPTARHVLPELTERTGTGVRTLDPYSKLLSERIVFIGTPIDDTCANDVIAQLMHLEYAAPDRDISLYINSPGGSFSAMTAIYDAMHFVSCDIETVCLGQAASAASVLLAAGTPGKRLTLPHARILIHQPALAEPARGTTSDLVLQAAELLRTRETLEEMLARHTGQDPARVQADLDRDTIFDAPAAVTYGLVDQITASRKPPTPPTRGR
- a CDS encoding C40 family peptidase — translated: MNARKRVPALLSRARTASALAIATVGGSVLVPGFTGEAEARSASARALQIAASKKGSPYQYGAAGPYRFDCSGLTHYSFGKVGKRLPRTAAGQYNHTRHVRAASRQPGDLVFFHSGGRVYHVGIYAGTGRVWHSPKSGEVVRKERIWTRSVLYGRVR